The following coding sequences lie in one Amycolatopsis cihanbeyliensis genomic window:
- the kdpA gene encoding potassium-transporting ATPase subunit KdpA, with protein MTDFWPGLAQAGLILGALVLVHRPLGDYLARVYSSERHSRIERLAYRLFRVDPESQQRWTTYALGVLGFSFVSIVLLYLMQRLQPLLPFDFGRGAVDPGMAFNTAVSFVTNTNWQSYSGEEVLGHSVQMAGLTVQNFLSASVGMAIAIALIRGFVRAGTDRLGNFWVDLTRGTVRVLLPMAFVFAILLIAFGVVQSLSAGVAVQGPDGARNTIALAPAASQEVIKELGTNGGGIFNANSSHPFENPNGWTNAIEIFLLLVIPVSLTRTFGTLVGNRRQGYVLLSVMGAIWAVMLSIAWWAETHPNGPAALLAGANMEGKEVRFGLGASALFATSTTGTSTGAVNSMHDSFTGLGGFVPLLNMLFGEVAPGGVGAGMYGILVLAVIAMFLAGLMVGRTPEYLGKKLGRREVTCAAIAILAMPTVVLLGTGAALLMPGELSAALTNNGSHGLSEVLYAYTSAGNNNGSAFAGLTVTSDWYQSSLGVAMLLGRFVPILAVLCLAGSLAARRKVPVTAGTLPTTSPLFGSVLAGTVVGVAALTFIPALALGPLAEALA; from the coding sequence ATGACCGATTTCTGGCCCGGTCTCGCGCAGGCTGGTCTCATTCTCGGTGCTCTCGTCCTGGTCCACCGGCCGCTCGGTGACTACCTGGCGAGGGTGTACTCCAGCGAGCGGCACTCGCGGATCGAGCGGCTGGCCTACCGGCTGTTCCGGGTCGACCCGGAGTCGCAGCAACGCTGGACCACCTACGCGCTGGGGGTGCTGGGCTTCTCGTTCGTCTCGATCGTCCTGCTCTACCTGATGCAGCGGCTGCAACCGCTGCTGCCGTTCGATTTCGGGCGGGGTGCCGTCGACCCCGGCATGGCGTTCAACACGGCGGTCAGCTTCGTGACCAACACGAACTGGCAGTCCTACTCCGGCGAGGAGGTGCTGGGCCACAGCGTCCAGATGGCCGGGCTCACCGTGCAGAACTTCCTGTCCGCGTCGGTGGGCATGGCGATCGCCATCGCGCTGATCCGGGGTTTCGTCCGGGCCGGCACCGACCGGCTCGGCAACTTCTGGGTCGACCTCACCCGGGGCACGGTCCGCGTCCTGCTGCCGATGGCGTTCGTCTTCGCGATCCTGCTGATCGCGTTCGGCGTCGTGCAGAGCCTGTCCGCCGGGGTGGCGGTGCAGGGACCGGACGGCGCGCGGAACACGATCGCGCTGGCGCCGGCCGCGAGCCAGGAGGTGATCAAGGAACTCGGCACCAACGGCGGCGGGATCTTCAACGCCAACTCCTCGCACCCGTTCGAGAACCCGAACGGGTGGACCAACGCCATCGAGATCTTCCTGCTGCTGGTGATCCCGGTGTCGCTGACCCGGACTTTCGGCACGCTGGTCGGCAACCGCAGGCAGGGTTACGTCCTGCTGTCGGTGATGGGCGCGATCTGGGCGGTGATGCTCAGCATCGCGTGGTGGGCCGAGACCCACCCGAACGGTCCGGCCGCACTGCTGGCCGGGGCGAACATGGAGGGCAAGGAGGTCCGCTTCGGACTCGGCGCCTCCGCCCTGTTCGCCACCAGCACCACCGGCACCTCCACCGGCGCGGTGAACTCGATGCACGACAGCTTCACCGGGCTCGGCGGGTTCGTGCCGCTGCTGAACATGCTCTTCGGCGAGGTCGCGCCGGGCGGGGTCGGCGCGGGCATGTACGGCATTCTGGTGCTGGCCGTCATCGCTATGTTCCTCGCCGGGCTCATGGTCGGGCGAACCCCGGAGTATCTCGGCAAGAAACTGGGCCGCCGCGAGGTCACCTGCGCCGCGATCGCGATCCTCGCGATGCCGACCGTCGTCCTGCTCGGCACCGGCGCGGCGCTGCTGATGCCGGGCGAGCTGTCCGCGGCGCTGACCAACAACGGCTCGCACGGCCTTTCCGAGGTGCTCTACGCCTACACCTCGGCAGGCAACAACAACGGCAGCGCCTTCGCCGGGCTCACCGTCACCAGCGACTGGTACCAGTCCTCGCTCGGCGTGGCCATGCTGCTCGGCCGGTTCGTCCCGATCCTGGCCGTGCTGTGTCTGGCCGGGTCGCTCGCGGCGCGGCGGAAAGTGCCGGTGACCGCGGGCACGCTGCCGACCACGAGCCCGCTGTTCGGTTCGGTACTCGCCGGGACCGTCGTCGGCGTCGCGGCGCTGACGTTCATCCCCGCGCTCGCCCTCGGTCCCCTCGCGGAGGCATTGGCCTGA
- the kdpF gene encoding K(+)-transporting ATPase subunit F yields the protein MSGTDLAANVVGGVLALGLIVYLFIALIRPEKF from the coding sequence ATGAGCGGGACCGATCTGGCCGCCAACGTCGTTGGCGGTGTTCTGGCGCTGGGGCTGATCGTTTATCTGTTCATCGCACTGATCAGGCCGGAGAAATTCTGA
- a CDS encoding ROK family protein encodes MGERWGPDAPSFELLDSYTTLLELVRSGTAETRPALSQRTGLGRTAIAQRTTTLLEAGLLEEGELNPSTGGRQARTLRFRKDAGRILTAELGATGFLAGITDLTGTVLAVSRHDGDIARGPDPVLAEVEAALDELLRETGTAPDRVWGVGLGLPGPVEFATGRPSEPPIMPGWNNHPVRDRLAGRYRAPVWVDNEVNLLCLGELRTPGLPLHGDLLYVKIGTGIGAGITNGGRLHRGAQGCAGDIGHAAIAEDGAGVDGHPSPANGTVCRCGKTGCLEAVAGGAALGRDGEWLARGGQSPALAEVLAGRGTVTGEDVTMAARSGDHHAVQLLVHAGRRIGTMLATMVNFYNPSTILLGGKVAGAGDLFLATIRETIYRRSLPLSTRELRIDRARLGEQGGLVGASYMVLDELFSTRYFGRWLATGSPAGMPELQDNGRGPAPARAGRA; translated from the coding sequence ATGGGTGAACGATGGGGCCCGGATGCCCCCAGCTTCGAACTGCTGGACAGCTACACCACCCTGCTCGAGCTCGTGCGCAGTGGCACGGCCGAGACCCGCCCCGCGCTCAGCCAGCGCACCGGGCTCGGCCGCACCGCTATCGCGCAGCGCACGACCACCCTGCTGGAGGCGGGCCTGCTCGAGGAGGGTGAGCTCAACCCCTCCACCGGCGGGCGGCAGGCGCGGACGCTGCGGTTCCGCAAGGACGCGGGCCGGATCCTGACCGCCGAGCTGGGCGCGACCGGGTTCCTCGCCGGGATCACCGACCTGACCGGCACGGTGCTGGCCGTCTCCCGGCACGACGGGGACATCGCCAGGGGGCCGGATCCGGTACTGGCCGAGGTCGAGGCGGCGCTGGACGAGCTGCTACGGGAGACCGGCACCGCGCCCGACCGGGTGTGGGGAGTCGGGCTCGGCCTACCCGGCCCGGTGGAGTTCGCCACCGGCCGCCCGTCCGAGCCACCGATCATGCCGGGCTGGAACAACCATCCGGTCCGCGACCGGCTCGCCGGGCGCTACCGGGCTCCGGTGTGGGTGGACAACGAGGTGAACCTGCTCTGCCTCGGTGAGCTGCGTACACCCGGGTTGCCCCTGCACGGCGACCTGCTCTACGTCAAGATCGGGACCGGGATCGGGGCCGGGATCACCAACGGGGGCAGGCTGCATCGCGGTGCGCAGGGCTGCGCGGGCGATATCGGGCACGCGGCCATCGCCGAGGACGGCGCCGGCGTGGACGGCCACCCCTCGCCCGCCAACGGCACGGTCTGCCGGTGCGGGAAGACCGGATGCCTGGAAGCCGTGGCCGGGGGCGCGGCACTGGGCAGGGACGGCGAGTGGCTCGCCCGCGGCGGGCAGAGCCCGGCGCTGGCCGAGGTGCTGGCCGGCCGGGGCACCGTCACCGGCGAGGACGTCACCATGGCGGCACGCTCGGGTGACCATCACGCCGTGCAGTTGCTGGTGCACGCCGGGAGGCGGATCGGCACGATGCTGGCGACGATGGTGAATTTCTACAACCCCTCGACCATCCTGCTCGGCGGCAAGGTGGCCGGCGCGGGTGACCTGTTCCTCGCCACGATCAGGGAAACCATCTACCGCCGCTCGCTTCCCCTTTCCACCCGGGAACTGCGGATCGACCGGGCCCGGCTCGGCGAGCAGGGTGGCCTGGTCGGCGCGTCCTACATGGTGCTGGACGAGCTGTTCTCCACCCGCTACTTCGGCCGGTGGCTGGCCACCGGTTCCCCCGCGGGTATGCCCGAACTGCAGGACAACGGCCGTGGGCCTGCGCCTGCCCGCGCCGGGCGAGCCTGA
- a CDS encoding general stress protein, producing the protein MTTAFTTQTAFSRSARLPRLPTMPTGWPIGSYDSYEGAQHAVDHLADNSFPVEDVTIVGVQPMLVERVAARLTWGRVLAGGAGSGAWFGLFVGLLLSLFTPNAGLLPLLIGLLGGVAFGLAFSAMGYAATRGKRDFVSQSQLVATRYDVLCQPRNAENGRDLLARLAMRSQFAQSQG; encoded by the coding sequence ATGACCACGGCATTCACTACCCAGACGGCCTTCTCCCGGTCCGCGCGGCTCCCCCGGCTGCCGACGATGCCGACCGGCTGGCCGATCGGTTCCTATGACTCCTACGAGGGAGCGCAGCATGCGGTGGACCACCTCGCCGACAACAGCTTCCCGGTCGAGGACGTAACCATCGTCGGGGTGCAGCCCATGCTGGTCGAGCGGGTGGCCGCCCGGCTGACCTGGGGCCGCGTACTGGCGGGCGGCGCAGGCTCCGGCGCCTGGTTCGGGTTGTTCGTCGGGCTGCTGCTCAGCCTGTTCACCCCGAACGCCGGGCTGCTGCCGCTGCTGATCGGCCTGCTCGGCGGCGTCGCCTTCGGGTTGGCGTTCTCGGCGATGGGCTACGCGGCCACCCGGGGCAAGCGGGACTTCGTCTCGCAGAGCCAGCTTGTCGCCACCCGCTACGACGTGCTCTGCCAGCCGCGCAACGCCGAGAACGGCCGCGACCTGCTGGCCAGGCTGGCCATGCGGAGCCAGTTCGCCCAGTCCCAGGGCTGA